GTTATCTAAAAGAATGAATATTCGGCAAGACTATCTGTATGGATTTTAAAAGAGACATGAAAAGCTATAGTTTCAGCCCTGCATGTTAAACTATCATGTAAGTTTGCCATGAATTCAGTACTCAATTCAGTTCGCGCTTGCAATAATCAGCACAATAATATGCTTCAACTTGCAACGAGTTACATTCAGCACAATAATGTGCTTCAACTTGCAACTAACTCTATTCAGCATCATGGTACGCTTCAGCTTGCAACTGTATTTTGCTCTTTATTTTAGTATTTATACCTCATTGACTTCAAACAGATGTTGACTTCTGTATTTCGTTATCTTGTGGACTTTGACATTAGGAATCACTCAGGGCTCTTTGGAATGCCTCCTTTCCTGATACGGAGCTAAATAGCTTAGTTTCAGCACAGTGGAAAGATATGGGGTGGCAGGGCGTCAACCCAGCGACTGATTTCAGGTTACTTCAAGTTTTTTTTTCTGTGTGCCCTATTTTAGATTGTCTAAACTAAGTTTCACACTGTCCGTTTTTAGTTTTTTGGAATAAATTAAAAATGCTCTTTTTGGAAATAAATTAAATGCTCCTTGTCTCTTTCTTCTTAGAGGTCCAGAATCAGCCGCTGGTTTATTCCAACAAATGGCATGTATTCCCTGACAGATAACAGTATCATCTGACTGTGATTTCAGGGGCTGTGGATTTATTTCACTTGAGAACCTTTTGTTTTTCGCAAGAACATATCCGGTATGTCTTTTTCTTTAGTATATGTAATGATGTATGTGCCGGAAACCAAGGTTATATAATCGAATCTGGATTCATCGACCTAGCTTGTATACAAAATGAAATCCTTAGGAATGAGCAAAGTGTCCACCTTGCCTTGCATACAGACTGACGCTTGCTGGTTATTTTGATCCAACAATTAAGCAGGCTCCTTTCAAGAGGCTGATGCTGAAGCAGCAAGGAATGCGAGCTGTGTGGGAGTACCCCTTTGCGGTCGCCGGTATAAACATCTCATACATGCTGATTCAGCTGCTGGAGCTCAACTCAGGTATTCTTTTTTTCTTAATTAGGGGCCGGGAATGGCATCTAATCTCTACATGTGAAACTGTCTAGTTTCTTGGAATTAAGAATTTACATGTATATATAGACTATGTGCATTGCATCGTAACAGATTTGTTTTTGGTCAAAGCACTATTAAAAGTAGTTATCAAAGTACGTACATCTAACCCACCATGTGCACTGCATTCGTACGAGTCAAACAGCCCCATGATTATGCAGCCACATTGCAGTATAGTATTAGGTTTTGTTCCCTTTCTCAAGATGAGGAATCTTTGGATTTGATTACGACTGTTTGATGATAAGCATTATAATAGTCGGCACATGGATGCACCTGGTGCTAACTGCTAACCGATGCGCAACCGTCTCGTCCCGTTGCGTGTATGCGTTGTGCCACCCATGATTGCCTTGCCTGATCATCCATGCATACTAGTATACAGAACAAGCTGGTCTCACCAGAATCATCATGTGGTTTCAAACAGAAAACAAAGGCTTGTTTATTCGTTTCAATTTGTTTGATTGTTCACGCACCATCTCTTTGAAAGCAACAACTGAATGAATGATTGTTGGTTCCATAACTGCTAGTAGCTAGTAGCTGTGCTGGTTTTGGTTATTCCTTGAGATATGATACGCGAGACCTGAAAGAAAGGAAAAGTTTGTTGACTGCTTTCGGTTCTTTTCCTTTGCTTTATTTTTGGGTTTCAGCGCGGCCGAAATCTTTGCCAGGGATTAACTTTATCAAAGTGTTGACAGGTATGTAACTAGTATTGCTGTTGTATATTTCTGTCAAATCCGGGAGCGACTGATTTGTAATGTTTTCATGAACTCAACTCGACTAAGTGTTTTGTTTTTGGTTGCCACATGGATGGATGGATCTTGCAAATTAATTATCAGAACACGAGGATGCATTCGACGTGCTCTACTGCATCGCTTTCGAGATGATGGATGCTCAGTGGCTAGCAATGCGAGCGTCGTATATGCAGTTCAAAGTAAGCTGATCGATCGTTCTAGTTTGGATTGATCTAAATTTCGAATCAATTTACATCACGAAAGATTGCTAGTTTATTAAGGATGCTTCTCCTTTTCGATTAATTGTTTCCTTGCTGTGGGGTATATATGTAATGCAAAAAGGGATAATTAAGGAAATAATTGCAGGAGGTGTTGGAGGCCACAAAGCAGCAGCTTGAGAGGGAGCTCTCCCTGGAGGATCTCAACAGCATCCATGACCTCCCAGCTTACAACCTCTTGTGCAAATAGTAGGTGGATTATGATCCCATCAAGGGGAAAAGATGAATTCAAAACACAAATGATGATCTGCAGCATCAGCCTGTAAAAGAGAAGAGAATGCACCATCCAACTTGTACTCTCTGTGTCCATCTCCTGTTGATGGAAATGCGACACAGTTTTGCCGAGGAGCCTATACTATACCAGGGACACACATACTATGTATATAAACGGTTGCGCGTGTATATACATCACCGGGACTTATTATGCAAGAGCAAATATGTATAAACTAGGTAGCTTGTCCTCTTGTTTTGGATTTTAATTATGAAGTACGGTAGGCATCAATGCAAATTACTAAGCTTTTGCTGAGGTCAAGTTGTTCGCTTTTGCATGGTTTGCAGTCATGTGAAGAGAAGAGAAGGATCCACTTGCTCTTATTTGTTTGCTTTGACTGGATCCGTCCAAGCAtatgctagctagctagctagcgatCCAATGATCGCAGGCCCAATGCAAGGACCGACCCTTCTGTGTTTGGTTGATTGTgagtgtatatatatattatgtACATCTGGTGCATGTGCTTGTTTTGTTTCTCTTGCTCCAGATCTATCCTGATTATTGCTGTGctagcaaaaaagaaaaaaaggcaaATTAAAGGGATGGAGAAAAGGAGGGGCGTGTCCTTGCATGTATAAGATGTCCAAAAAGCTCGAGATCCGATAgttgtgacatttcaggtacttacgAGCTATCaagtacttaggagctaggcacattaATTTCTACTATGAAGTGGTGCTTAGTgcgtgtttgttttgatgaatgcctttaaaaacttaaatatacaTTAAagagtatttttgtaatattggaaaaatcagagttctttttgtaaattgtacaaatgggaggtaatttcaaaaatgtgtgAAGGGTTGATTTACAAATATGAGTTTTCATTTTTTAACCAccgtaagaagtgtaaatacttcaAGGCTTCGGTAAAAAGGTAAAagttattttggatttatttgaaattgaatgacttgttggttttaaaaataattttaaaaccctaactattttaaagttagaccctaaagcaaagtggtagatcttttttaagctctacacttttaactttgggcatatttttattagagctatagtttgaaaAAAAATTTACTTTATAGTGAACTCCttaaacttttgtaaaatttacaaacaggtccttatcttcttcctcctgctttccctctctgtttctctgcagcgccgcccaccgcccatcgccaGCGTTTTCCCCGGCCGTcagctgccccctcgccgctcttcctgcgccacatGGCCCTAGCTAGCCTGCCCGCCGCTTAAacaaccccgctggctcctctcGCGCGGACGcgcaaaaaagaaaaatggcAAATTAAAGGGATGGAGAAAAGGAGGAGCGTGTCCTTGCATGTATAAGATGTCCAAAAAGTCCTAGGTCTGATAGTCTGGCATGAGACACGGCTTTTTGGCCTAGTCCAAGCATGGCACGGCCCGTTAGTCTGCGTGCTCGGGCCGGCATGGCCTGATATACCGTGCCGTGCTTGGACCGACACCTCAGCCCATCAGGCGGCATGGGCACGATCGAGTTAAAAGAGCTAGCCCGACCATGGCCCGTTAATCTCTCCAATAGCCGAACTACCCACATAAAACTCCGGTCTGCTAACACAATAACCCTAACTGGTAGACCTCCCATCATGATGCACACACCCGCACTCCCACagcacgccgccgctcacccGCCATCCTTTCGCGCTCGCTCTCACCCCTGTCGCCTCCCTCTTGTTGTCTCACATGCCGCCGCCTACCTGCCAGCCTTCTGCTGTTTGCCTATTCTTCACTCGCCTCTCACCTCTCGCATCCCGCCGCCCGGTCGCCCTTGGCTCTCCCCTTCCAGTTGCGTAGATCTGAGCTAGCATCATCTCCGCGCAGATCCGGCGAGGCAAGGAGTCCACATCATCTCCCACCGTCGTCTTCATCGAGATGGAAGTGCGGCAGCTGACAAGCGCGATGGCTCGATGGCAGGGCTCGCGGCCGCCGGCAGCGTCCGCATTGGCAAGCGCACACGGTGACGGCAGGCGCGGGCGGGATTGGTAGGCACGGCAGCCGGTATTAGTGGGATCGGCAGGTGCGCGGGTTGctggcgggcgcggcggcctcCATTGAGCACATGGGCTTCAGCTGGCACGGGCACGATAAAATCCCTATGCCGGACCGGGCCGGCACGGCACGAAATAGGCCTATGGGCTCGTGCTTGCGCTGAGGATGTGGCACGACCGGCACAATCCGGCCCGTTAGCATGGTCGTGCCGTGCCTGTCCCGGTCAGTTCGTGCCCAGGCTAGCCCAGACTCGTGCCAGGCCGTGCCGAGCGGCCGAATGGCCATCTATACTTGCATGCATGAGAGATGTATACATGGCTTTGCTGCACCTGCACATAGGGATAGGGTGGCTGTACAAGATTtggcagagcagaggagcagcagaAAGATGGCACAAGATACTCTGCTCTTTAAAAAGGAGAGGAACCAAGAACACATTGTTCAAAAGACTACCAAAGTTGTTGTAAATGTTGAAACTTTTATAGTAATTGTACATCTTTTCTAAAGGAATTGTAAATGCTTGCAACTTTTATAGTAAATAGATTTATTATGAAATGTATTATTTTACTATTGTACACTTTTTAAGTATTGATAAAGATTTTTGGGGGAAAAATGAGCGGTTGAAGTTGCTACACTAGTTCGCCAGTGACAAGTACACTGAAATAGAGATATTCGCGATAGTGGCAATGGGCTTGAGCATATAGTAAGTAGATCATGGAGACCTCATGACAAGGTTTTTTTAATAAAACTAGTAAATGTGTTTTAACTTTTCCTAAATACGACATATAACTGTAACATAAGAGTTTTATTTGCAGCAGACCACCTCCCCTGCAGTCACCTCTCAACCAGTCAATCTCACCTATGTATCTGTCTGTCTGCCTGCCTATCGAGATGAGATGAGAAGAGAATCACCCATGGCCACGCATGTTGACCGTACCTCCATGAATGAATTGAGACGATGAGCTAGCTGTTAACGAGAATGATGGAGATGGTTGATCTGCCTCATCACCTGCATGCAGCTGGATGCCTGGCTCTGAAGaatcacacaaacacacacttGCAACTGCACTGTGTGCGACAGAAGAGCATGCATCGTTACTGATACTGAATGATCAGGCAGCCAGCACAGCAGCCAGCAATGCTCATGTTTCACTTCGAGTGATGAGTACCACTGAATACTGAGTGCTCATGTTCTCGTGAACGAAACATGAAAGGAGGATCCATGCTAGTATGTGACTTGATCTACCGTCATCATAATAATCCATATAAAAGTGGGGTAATAACAAATtaacaacagcagcagcagctctgcTGGCTGACTGACTGCTCTGTTCATCATCTACTAGCCGCCGTCCGCCAcactccggcggcggcgggctcctCTGCTCCTGTTCCATTCTCATCTCATTTCACAAAggcaaaaaacaaaaaaaaagaacatcCAAAAAGGCTAAACCAAATCAAAACACCCAATTTTACAGACACCATCAGAAGCGCGCGTTCTCGAACCCGTGCAGGTCGCTCACCCGGTTCATGGACTTGCGCATGATGGCCACCTTCGCCAGCTGCTccgccgcgcgccacgccgacgTCGGTGTCAGCGGCTCCCCTGATCCTGACCTTGACCCTCGCGGCGTCCCCACGGGCGGCGTCGTCTCCCCGTCCCCCCGACTCCTCCGGCCGCTCCTCGACGTCGGCGTCAGCggcccctgctgctgctgctcctcctcttGCTGCCGGTGCTGGCTGCGCCGCCACCGCATGTCGCTCAGCTCCGTGTCTAGGCTGCCCACcagctcctgctgctgctgcgtcgGCGGCGACTGCAGCACCAGCGCCCGCGCCGACGACAGCAGGTGGATCGCCGTCGCCAGGTCCTGCAGCTCCGCCAGCCGCCGCGACTCCGCCACCGCCCGCGTCGCCACGAACAGGTCGTGCAGCCGCCGCGACGACGCCTGCTGGTGCTGGCccagcggcggcagcagcagcggctGCTCCGCGCCGCGCACCGTCTCCTGCGACGCCGGGTCGCGGTAGCCGCACCGCACCGATAGCGAGTGCGGGTGGCTGTGCTGCAGCGGCGCGCGCACCTCCACCAGCAGctcccgctcctcctccgcgTACATCTCGCCCAGGCGCACgctcacgccgccgccgcccgtgacgccgccgccggcaagcGCCACGGCCTGCTGCCCGGGGCCGCACGAGTACACCGCCGTGATCTCCCCCGTCGGGAACACCAGCTCCAGGTGCACCTCCTGCATCACCACGCTCACCAGCCCGCCAAGGCACTTGGCAAACGCGTGCTCCACCGGAGGCTCCTGTTTCTCgtcttccttctcctcctccgccaccaccaggggcggcggcgcgtcaCCAGGGCCGCCGATGGGGATCTCCACGTGCGTGAACCGCGTAGCCGGAGCCACGGCCGGCCGACCAAACTTGTTCCTTGCCGAGTAatccggctgctgctgctgctgctgctgggtgTCGGACAGCAGCATGACGGTGGCCACCGGGTTGCGGTCGCGCCGGTCCTCGAGCACCTTGGTGGCCTTGCGCAGCGCGTCCCCGACGCAGGCGCTCTGCTGCTGCCCCTGCTCCTGCCCCTGCgtgcttgcggcggcggcgcagacgaCGAGGCGGTCCACGATCTGGCGCGCCGACCGCTGGCCCTGCCTCGTCATCCGGCGCAGCGGCAGCAGGCGCTTGGCGGCGCCGGAGAAGGCGATGATGGAGAGGCGGTCGGCGGGGCCGAGCGAGGCGACCACGAGCCGCATCCCGCGCTTGAGCATCTGCAGCTTCTCCCCCATCATGCCCTGGCTCACGTCCAGCACCATCACCAGGTCGATGGGCGCGCGCCGCGGGGCCGCCGATGACGACCGCAGCCCGGGCGCCTTCACCTTGACGGCCACCACGTACTTGCCGTGCCGCCGGCCCGACGACACGAGCGCGGCCTCGGGCGCCACGGTGACCGCGAGCCCCGAGGTCCTCGGGCGCGGGAAGAAGCCCCTGAACTCGGCGCCCtgctcctcgtcgtcctcgtcggCCTCCGGGATCGGGTTGAAGCCTCCGCCGTTGGCCGCGGCCTTGGGCGCCAGCAGCGGCTCGTCGTCGTCGTAGAGCTtgggtccggcgccgccgccggaggatGGCGGCGTCTTGCGGCCGTCCGTGCCGCGGTGCTTGTCGTCGTGGAAGGAGCAGTGGAGGCGGAGGGAGGCGAGGAAGGGCGCCTGGCGCCACGGCGAGGCGCAGACGGGGCAGGAGAGGACACCAttggcggaggaggagcgcgcGTGGGCGGCGATGCAGGGGAAGTGGAAGGCGTGGGAGCACTCCGCCGTGAACACCGCGGAGCTGCCGCCGCTCTTGACGCCGCGCGAGCACACGCCGCAACGGGCCTGCACAACCACGCACACATTTGCAAAATCATCAGTGACTGGCACATTTTGCAAGAAGTAAAATTTGGTTGAAACAAAATGAGTACAGAGAATGGTGAAGGAACGAACAAATTTGGCTGGCTGATTTTGTTCCCAAAGAAAGAAACGAGGAACGTTGGGATGAGGAAAAAGATGGACTTTTTGGGCACTAGCAGTAGGATCATTTGGAGCACTCAAATTAAAATCCCTCAAGGTCAAGTAAAGCTGCTCTGATCTGATTGGATCCATCTTTTTGCGCTCTAGGCTCCACCTTCTCCCACGGGcagcttttctttcttttcccctttcttccacTTGACACAACAAAAAAGCAGGGGGATTTGCATCCTGCTGCTGCTTCTAAAAGTGTACAATACTAGAGAGCACCAGAATCCACATCCTTTGTGTTCTAGTGTACTATTTTTTTTTGTTGGACAATGGGGGAAGTGAGATCCAAAATCCAATCCATGGAAGGAAAAGGCTGCTCTTGGTGTTGTTAATCTAGCCAGCGTAGTAGATCACAGTCTCTCTGAGATGTGAAGTAAGGTGGCTGCAACTGCAACCAGGGAAAAACAAAGGAGTGGTGGAGTGATTGAAACCAAAAGGCTGCTAGCTGCAGCGGCTGTGAGTGACGAACCCATGATATAATAATAATTGCTCAATCATCACAAGGTGGAGAGGAAGAATCTCAAGAGGAGTATTAGGACAAAACAGGGGAGAGTGGTGGCAATCATTGCAGGTTTCTGGAGAGCGAGATGGGGATCACCAATCAGCACCGGCCAAGGCAAAAGACAAGCTCATTGCTGCTGCCCTAAGTTACCAAGTCATCTCTTTGCTTGGAGCGCTGAACGCAGAGCGGAGAGAAGAATCGATtctttcacccacttgcagtcTTGGATCAAGAGAAGAAGAACTAACTGAACGGAAGAAGAAAAAATGTTGGTTGGTGCTGACCTTGGACGGGAGGAGCGAGGCCTTGAGCAGCGCGAATCTGGAGGGGGATCTGGGCGATGCCGGCGCCGACAGCGCCTGCAGCAGCGGCATCCGGTGCTTCCCCATGGGCGCCGGCGCGGAGGGCGGCGTCACGGACGCGGGCTCCGCCGGCTGCTGCAGGGGCTTGGTCCGGCAGCGCAGGGTCGGCGTCGAggggttgctgctgctgccgcccccGGTGGCGGCGCTCTTGACGGCGGAGAAGaatccgccgccggcgccagcgGTGGGCGTGTCTTGCGGGCGGCGCTTCTTGTTCTTGGTGTCGCGGtggccgtcgccgccgtcgtcccgcTGGACGGACGTGCACAGCGCCCTCCGCCACCCCGTCCCCATCCTTCTGCTCTCTCTTCTTGATTGGTCAAGGCAAGAAGAAaccggagaagaagaagaagcagggagGAAGGTGGCGAGCTGCAActggcctgctgctgctggtggttcTCTTAATTGCtacgcgctgctgctgctggtgctgctaATAATatgcaggggaaggaggagcATCACATGGCAATGGCATGGCAAGGGAATCCCGGGAGCCAAGGGAAgcgcgcgctctctctctctctctctctctctctctctgtgtgtcACAGCTACTCAGTCTGTTGGGTGCCCTGTGCTCGACTAGTTAAGTACTGCTGCGACGACGACGACTCCCCTGCCTCgccatttttttatttattttagtaTTCAGAATCCTCAACTCCTCCTCGAGAGCTCAGCTCAACGAGAGAGAAGCAATTATTAGTATAGAGCAAGCAAGGGACCTACTCGCAGTCGCGTCCCAAGCTCCCTCTCAAGTCTGAAAGTCTGAAACTCGAATCGTATCGCATCGCAACCCCCCCAATCATTTATTATTCGGAAATTCCTGTTTGGATCGTCGTCTCTCCCGATACTCCatccatcttcttcttcttcctcttctctccGGGTAGTATTGTTATTGGTAACTTAACTGATGATCGTCGCCAACTTGGGAACGCTGCGACCTCAAGATTCGCCACCTTTTCCCACTGGGATCAGCAGCTGACACACCACAATATTCTACTGCACATACAGTGCTGCCACAAAAACAAAATCATATTCTGGTTTCGAATAAGGTAAAACTTTTCAGGCTTATTAGAACACGGAGCCCTGATTGCACTCGCACTTGCAACCTATAAAAGCTGCTAGCACTGATTTTAACTCTATTGTTTTACTAGTTACAGCCAGGTTTTAGTTTAGGAATAACAAAAAAGACATGACAACCGTAAGTAGAACGATGGAACCTCTGTTCTGGGCTGTGGATAGACCACACGGAGTCCTTGCAACGAGGTGTTCTCTCTGACATGTAGGTACTTGTTACTTGCACATCGATCTCTGCCTGCCGAGCCATCCATGTGACAAGTAGAGATGTGACACCACGCAGGTCAACTCTCAAACCGCTGCCCATCGTTTCAGAAAGGAACCCAAGTTTATCAAAAAGAAATGGCACGATGCAGCTAGCGGAGAGAAGAAAACCAAGACATTCACAGCTGAAATGAAAGGGGGTGAAATTGATGAATCGCAACGAAAATAGATGGCGGTACATTCTGAATTTCCATTACCATCTCTTGCCGAATTTTTAGTACTTTTAGGAGTGTCTAGAACGTATAATTCATTTCGTTAGGAAGAGCCTTTGACCAATAAGTATTCTGTTCATCTATAATTTGGATGATAAATTAAAATATTGGTGTCATTATATTGGTTTGGTGTTGAAGAAAGCCTACTTATAAAAATAAATTTGTatcacataaataaatatattcaTAGAGTAATTATGAGTCAAGTCCTGTCCTAGCCGAACGAAATACGCTGTGTGCTTTGCGAGCAGAGCAAGACATTTCTGTATAACAGAATTATGATCTTAGCATTTACATTGTTATGTATGCAGCCCTAATCTCTTGGAGTAGTACGGGTGTTTTTTCTTTCCAAAAGAGGATGAGGATTAGTAGGTAGTTATGGGTGTACTAGCTAACGTCCTGCATGCGTCGTTCCTGATGTAGGTAGCGGCTACGGAACCCTGCAAGGGGTGGAGCAGGATGAATGCTACTTCAACTGCCAAGGCTGCTGCAATGCCGAGGCGAGCAGGCTTTTTCCCTCCCTCCGGCTCCGGCAAGGGAAGCCGGCGCCCTGTCTGTCTGTCTGATCATCTCGTCAGCTCTCAGCTCTGATGAAGCGAATTGatgaggccggcgggcggcggccatggATGGCCCTGATGGAGAGCCTGATGGCCAATTGGCCATGGGAGTTGCATCACCATCCTGGTCGGCACCTCCTTCACTGTTCACACATGTGGATGTGGCCGCAGCGGATTAATTGCGCATAGGGATCCCATCGCATCGCATCCATGGTGAGGTGAGGTCATGCCTAATCGATGAGCCTTCCCATGGCCACGCATCAACCATCACGCCGCGCCTAATCACGTTCTCGACtacctgctgccgctgctgctggtttttcttttctcctttgcgGCTTTTGAGTTGATGGGATGGGACGTTTCTTGATGCACTTGGTGATACACACACCTCCTTGTTAAGTTATTCAGACCCCTTTTTTGTTGTGCATTTATATTGGTTCCTGTGAAATTTCACTGAAACATACGTGCGTGACAAAAAAAACTCCTGATAAACCTACCGAAAAGGTTTGTGCAGCAACGCTCTCgttgcaccccccccccccccctctttttCCCCCAAAATTCACCTCTTGATTGGAAAGCCAATGCAATAATGAATATATCAGAATTCCTCTTGCTTGCCTCCCGTGAGCCAGTCAGCTTCGGCAAGGGAACGTGTAAGGTAGCACAAGAAGAGATGCAATGCATGGGCAGCGAAAGCACTTGCTTAACCTTTTCCTTTTCATTGAAAATGGAGGTGCATATGCTGAAATTTATAAATATTATTACAGACACTTGCTAAACCCAGGCAGCCGCTCTCTATTTTTTTTTGCAGACACAAATATATGAATATTATTACTACTACTTATATACAGTGACGAGCAGCAtgcagcagctagctagctagctatacGACGTGGTCTATAGCTTAGCTTGGTTTGGCGCTGGCGTTTGGAAGGATTCCGCGTGTAATTGGACGGTTCGATCCGTCCACCACATGTACGTGACATGAATGATTGGTTAGGCCCGCAGGCGTCCTGACAAATGGCCCCCCAAAAAGTGAGCCCTCAGCATGCCGCAGTGGAAGGCCAtgcttggatccaaacagattAGCTAATGCAGTATGCAGTAGCTAATGATCCTCCAGCTATTTGAAACTATGTAATCTTATTATCCAAACTATGTAATGATCCTCCAGCTAAAAATGTTAAAAGATCTTATTATCCTCAAT
The sequence above is drawn from the Panicum hallii strain FIL2 chromosome 7, PHallii_v3.1, whole genome shotgun sequence genome and encodes:
- the LOC112898845 gene encoding ELMO domain-containing protein A isoform X1, with amino-acid sequence MVGNRTWFGGLFNSSGKRRQVSAEKIVLDLTPLQEQRLQKLKERLNVPYDESRPEHQESLRALWNASFPDTELNSLVSAQWKDMGWQGVNPATDFRGCGFISLENLLFFARTYPQAPFKRLMLKQQGMRAVWEYPFAVAGINISYMLIQLLELNSARPKSLPGINFIKVLTEHEDAFDVLYCIAFEMMDAQWLAMRASYMQFKEVLEATKQQLERELSLEDLNSIHDLPAYNLLCK
- the LOC112898845 gene encoding ELMO domain-containing protein A isoform X2; protein product: MVGNRTWFGGLFNSSGKRRQVSAEKIVLDLTPLQEQRLQKLKERLNVPYDESRPEHQESLRALWNASFPDTELNSLVSAQWKDMGWQGVNPATDFRGCGFISLENLLFFARTYPAPFKRLMLKQQGMRAVWEYPFAVAGINISYMLIQLLELNSARPKSLPGINFIKVLTEHEDAFDVLYCIAFEMMDAQWLAMRASYMQFKEVLEATKQQLERELSLEDLNSIHDLPAYNLLCK
- the LOC112898851 gene encoding E3 ubiquitin-protein ligase WAV3, translating into MGTGWRRALCTSVQRDDGGDGHRDTKNKKRRPQDTPTAGAGGGFFSAVKSAATGGGSSSNPSTPTLRCRTKPLQQPAEPASVTPPSAPAPMGKHRMPLLQALSAPASPRSPSRFALLKASLLPSKARCGVCSRGVKSGGSSAVFTAECSHAFHFPCIAAHARSSSANGVLSCPVCASPWRQAPFLASLRLHCSFHDDKHRGTDGRKTPPSSGGGAGPKLYDDDEPLLAPKAAANGGGFNPIPEADEDDEEQGAEFRGFFPRPRTSGLAVTVAPEAALVSSGRRHGKYVVAVKVKAPGLRSSSAAPRRAPIDLVMVLDVSQGMMGEKLQMLKRGMRLVVASLGPADRLSIIAFSGAAKRLLPLRRMTRQGQRSARQIVDRLVVCAAAASTQGQEQGQQQSACVGDALRKATKVLEDRRDRNPVATVMLLSDTQQQQQQQPDYSARNKFGRPAVAPATRFTHVEIPIGGPGDAPPPLVVAEEEKEDEKQEPPVEHAFAKCLGGLVSVVMQEVHLELVFPTGEITAVYSCGPGQQAVALAGGGVTGGGGVSVRLGEMYAEEERELLVEVRAPLQHSHPHSLSVRCGYRDPASQETVRGAEQPLLLPPLGQHQQASSRRLHDLFVATRAVAESRRLAELQDLATAIHLLSSARALVLQSPPTQQQQELVGSLDTELSDMRWRRSQHRQQEEEQQQQGPLTPTSRSGRRSRGDGETTPPVGTPRGSRSGSGEPLTPTSAWRAAEQLAKVAIMRKSMNRVSDLHGFENARF